One uncultured Methanobrevibacter sp. genomic window, TATTGTCCTGATTTTTTTATTAAAGAGATATTTAATAAAAATTCAAAGGTGATATTATTCTTAAAAATAAAATTAACAAAGTATTAATATTGCTTGTATTCATTGTATCCATTGGATCTGTTTGCGCAGCAGACAGCTCTGATTTCAGTGATGCAATCTCAGCAAATATTGATACAGAAAATTCATGTGCTATTGATAATGTTGATGTCTTAGATGAAAATAACTTAGGTCTTTGTGAAAGCCAAGCTATTGCAGAAGCAAGCGATGATGAACAAGCTTCATCAGATGCTATTGGCAGTGATGATTATTCCGATAAACTATCTGATGGGGACAGCGGAACATTCACTGATTTAAAAAATCTTATAAGCTCTACAAGTGAAAATGTAATTGAATTGGACAAGGACTACATATTTTCCGAAGGGGACAGTTTTCTTTCTATAGGCAAGACATTGACTATTAATGGTAACGGACATACAATAAATGGAAATAATCAATCATATATGCAGATCTCCGCTAAAAATTTCATACTGAACGATTTGAATATCGTTAATTGTACTCATAATTATGGCGGAGCTCTTGTATGGTCTGGATCTAACGGTGTAATGAATAATTGTACTGTTTCAGATAGTAGTGCTACATATGCTGGCGCAGTACGCTGGTCTGGCAGCAATGGATTAATTGCAAATTGTACATTCAATGGTAATGTGGCTGATAAAGAGGGAATCTCTTCTATGGGAGGAGCTATTCAAACACTTTCAGGTTCAAACATTACAATTTTCAATTGCACATTCAATGACAATTATGCTAATCAGTTCGGCGGTGCTATTCTTGTTGCAGCTAAAAAAACCACTATTGCCAACTGTACTTTTAATAATAATAAGGTAGGTAACGGTGAAGGTGGTGCCATAGCCATCATTCAAGCGGATTGTATATTTGAAAACAACACTTTCAATAAGAACTCCGCTACTAGAGGTGGGGCTATAGCAATATATAAAGACAATGTTGTTATAAGGGACAGCACTTTCAAGGAAAACCATGCCGAAGCGGCTGGTGCAATCCTTATTGATGCAAGCAATGCTCTTATAGATAATGATGTCTTTATTGACAATGCAGCAACCCGTTACAATGGCGGAGCCATAAGTGCTATCAGCGGTATCTTTCAAGGACAAGAATGGAAATATACTGCAAACAATGTTACAGTTAATAATTCCAAATTTGATGGAAATACTGCGAAGAATTACGGAGGCGCTTTAAGTCTCAACGCTCCAAATATCAGGGCATCAACATTTACTAATAACAAGGCAAACGGCTCTTTTGGAGGTGCGCTTTATACAGTAAATGGTAAGATTTCAGATTCCACTTTCTCAGGCAACACAGCCAATGTCGAGGGAAATGATGTTTATGCATTAAACACTCTTGCTTTAGAGGGTACAGAGATTCCTGATGAAAATAAGGAAGTCAAGTCTTTAGGCAATCTGTTGAAATTTGACCGTTATTATGATTCAAATGAAGAAATAGCATATATTGAAACTGAAGATGGCTATACTGGTCTTTGTATTGAAAAAGGCTTCCTTGAATCCCTTCGTGGTGTGGAAAATAATGACATGTCTATTATAAGAAACAGCATTTCAGGAGAGGATGTCAGCGATTATCTTAAAATACTCGTATTCAAATATTATCCTGAAAATGAGGCTTATAATTTACGCAGTTTTGTATGGAAATTTACTGACGAGGACTTCAGATCTTCCTCCAGCACAACTGTTAAATCAATAGTGGATTTATATGATGCCGGATTCAGAGTAAAAGACAATGGCACATGCAGACAGCTTGAGAATGGTACTTTCATATACTATGAATTCTCAACCATGGTGACTCCATCTGCAGTTCAGAATTTCATATTGTTCAAGGTGACTTATAAGGATTATAATGAATCTGTAAGCAAGGAATGTCTCAACAAGACTCCTTATGTCGGAGATATTGTGGAATTCCGCGTGAATGTAACAAATACTGGTGAAACCATTATCAACAATGCATTCATCAGCGATAAAAACTACAGTGACAATCTTGAATACAATGGCTGGAAAGCAGATGTGGGAAATTGGAAATATGACGACGATAGCAATACATGGGTATTATTGGATCCATTGGAACAAGATCAAACAGCATCCATTATTTTGTTCTTTAAAGTTTTGAATAATGGAACTTTGGAGAATAATGTTTCAGCAGGTGTTGATGGAATTGTTCTTGCCAACAATACCACTAATCTGACTGCTTATGCACCTAATTTGACTGTGGAGAAAATCAGCAATAATAAAACAGTCAAGGTTGGTGAAAAAATCAGTTTTACCATATTGTTAACTAACACTGGTGACTGCAATCTCACTGGAGTTTATGTTAAGGATAATTCGTATTCTGATGGCTTGAAATATGATAGTTTCATAGATGAGTCCGGTAAATGGACCTTTGATGGTGTTGACACATGGACTTACAATGGAGAACTTGCTCCTGGAGAGACCGCAAGTTTTGATATCGTATTTGAAGCATTGACTGCCGGTGTGAAAGTCAATACAGCTATTGCAGGATCTGATATTACAAATGAGACCAACAGCACTAATCAAACTGAAGTAAATGAGACTCCTGAGGATGAAACTCCTGAAAAGGATACTCCAAAGAAGATAGCAAATATTTCAAAAAATGTAGGAGTAGCAAATGCTACAGGTAATCCTCTATTTGCATTGGTGGCTGTTTTAGTTATATTATTTGGCATGCCGTTAAGACGTAGAAAATAGATTATGATTGATGTTATGTGCTTTTTCACATAACAATTTCTTTTTATTTTTGCTTTTTTTTATTTTACTTTATGCTTTTTTTTTAAATAGCTTAAGTTGTGATAATCCTTATCGATTTTTTCATAAGCATTTCTAGTGCTTGCTAAAGCATCTCTTTTTCTTTTAAAATAAATCAAATGTGAACTGCAGCTACAGTCTGAGCATCCAAAGCCTGGAATTTCCTCTCCGTCTTTTGATATGGATTCTGCAAGGTCGCATTCGATTCTTTCCTCTGAAATATTGAATAAAATGTCTCGGATATGGCAATCGGGGCTTTTCAAGAGGTAATCGATATGCCAGTGCATCTTCTTCTCATCTGATAAGTGCCTGTTTAGGCGGGGAACTAATGAATTCATTGCTGATTATGCATGTTATGTAGATGTCCTATGTCAAGTTTCTCACTTTTTTTCATAGATATGATTAAACAATATGTTCCTTTCATAATTTAACAACTTTTAATTTTATTTTTAATAATATTAATCGTTATTTTTTTTAAATTAATGGAATGTTTTTGTCCATAAATTATTATGTGTACATGTTTAGCTATTTTAGGTTTTTTAAATTTTTTAGTGCATCACTATTGTTTTTATGAATCATTCCAACTTTTTCACATTCACCAAGTTCCACGCAATCTGCACATGTTTCATATTTTCTTGCTGAAGCGCATTTCCTTATAGGGCAGATTGAATCACAGAAGGGAGTTTTCACTCCATCGATACGACAACCTACACAATTGATCATTTCTGGACTTATTTTCACTTCATTTAATTCGCTCCAAAGCTTTGAAACTTTTTCACGTAGTTCATTATCATCATTCACTGTTGCTATGCGAGCTTCACAGCTCTCACAATCCAATCCGCAATATGCAATGTATTCATTCATAATAATCCCCTTATTGATTTTTTATTTTTAGAATAATTTTGTTTGTCTAGTGCTGTCATTTATTATAAGACTTTTTTGATTCATCTCTTTAATGATGTCATCTTCCTTGATTTCTCCTATTAGAATCGGAGATTTTGGATCATGAAGTTTCAAGTTTCTTTTAACCAATCTCTTATTTGAATTTGCATAGCAGTATAGGCAACCATGACCACATGTGTTGTATTCCCCTATATCATTATTCAAAAGGCAATAGCACTCTCCATTTCTTGCCTTTTGTTTAGGAATATTCAGATTTTTATTTATTGCCCTTTCAATTACCTCTTTTGTCATGCAGCCGCTTGAATCTATGCCGAATTTGTCTAATTCAGTTCCTTCTACGCATGTTTTAATTCTTATGTTATTTTCATTTCCTATTCGAGCAAATTCTTTCCCTATCTTTAATCTTTCGTCTTTAGTCACTTCTTTGGCTTTAGGAAAATTTCGTTTTGTCTTTTCATATAGGTCAATAAAGCTTATGATTGCTTCAGTTGTATAATCTGATAATGAATTTATTATATATTCAAATGATTCAATGTGCTTTTCCAAAGTGTATTTCTCATTGATGAAGATTGGATCATACCTTAATGTCACATTTTCCTTTCCTAATTTTTTAGAAAGGTATTTGAAGCTTTCTAAAACATCATTCATTGGAGGGATATTTGGCTCTATCTCCTTTTCATAAGGAGTGATTGTTATATGCCAATACTGATTGAATTTGTCTATCTTTTCAAGATTTTCAAACATTGGCTTTGGATTTTTAGTACAGAAGATTATGCAATCTATAAGTTCCGGATCTAATCTATAGGAATATATTTGGTTCTTTGCATATGGATTCCTTACATAAACGAATCCATCATCTATCCTATTATAGAACCATTCGCTAAAAAATCCAGGAATGTCTGTTCTTAAGCCAGTATTTAATATCATTTGAAGCTCCATTTTATGATAATTCAATATATTTATTAGTTTTCATATATCTATTTGGATTTGGTTTTTTAAAAATATTTTTATAAAATAATTTGCATAACTCTTATTATGAATTTTAAGATTATGGCAAAGGGACATGAAAACGTATTGTCTTTGCATAAATCCACATTTGAAATAACAAAGGATAAGGACTTGAGCCTTGCTGGAGATTGCATTATCGGATTGGATATTGACAAGTCAATGGAGGATTTTCCTGATGAATTCAAGGAAAAGCTGGCTAATGATGATACTAAAGTCATAGTCGAATTAAAGACTCCCAATGCATCTGATACTATAGAGGGCTATGGTCATCATGATTTAACCCTGTCTCATCCAACAGATATCGTTTGCAGAAAAAGCACTTTTGTATGCTCTAGAACCTTAATGATAAAATCTAATAAGGCAGCTATTGATTTAAATAGGGATTTGATTAAGGATTTGGCTAATGGTGAATCTATGGAGGTTAATATAATATTATATTAACTATAATCTTATTTTTTCTTTTATTTTGTAGTAAGATTTAAATAAGATAATAAATATATTATATAGTACTGTATTATTAATATGGTTAATTTTATTCTATTTTTAATGCAGGGGTGGTCGAGCGGTCAAAGGCGCTAGGTTGAGGGCCTAGTGGGTTAGTCCCTTCGCGGGTTCGATTCCCGTCCCCTGCACCATTTTTATAATTATTCATGACTATTTTAATTCTTTTTATTCTTTTTATTCTTTTCATTATTAATTTTGCATTAATATGATTGCTTATTTTTTTAAAATGCTATTTTTTCATCATATTTATATATTTTTATTAATAAAATTAATAATATATAAATTCTTTAATGTTTAAGAATTTTAAATTCTAATTTATTTGAGGTGTAATGATGAAGGCAGTAATTCCAGCAGCAGGTTTAGGAACAAGATTCTTGCCTGCCACTAAAGCTCAACCAAAAGAAATGTTGCCTGTTTATGATAAACCAACCATTCAATATGTAATAGAGGAATCCGTAAACTCTGGTGTAGACGATATATTAATTGTTACAGGTAAAGGTAAAAGGTCAATTGAGGATCATTTTGACAGATCCTTTGAATTGGAACATCATTTAAAAACTAAAGGCAAAGAGGATTTTTTAAAGGAAATTGAATATATCTCCGAATTGGCAGATATTCATTTCATAAGACAAAAAAAGCAAAAAGGTCTTGGAGATGCTATTTATTGTGCAAAAAAACATATTGGAAATGATCCTTTTGTAGTTATGTTAGGGGATACAATCACTAAAGATGCTGTCCCATGCACAAAGCAATTAATTGATATCTATGAAAAATATGGCAAATCAGTTATTGCATTAGAAGAGGTTCCTGATGAAAAGGTAGAAAGATATGGTATTATTGGTGGTGAAGAGATTGAACCTAATATCTATAAAATCGATAAATTGGTTGAAAAGCCACCTTTAAGAGTTGCACCAAGTAATTTGGCAATTATGGGAAGATATGTTCTCACTCCTGATATTTTTGATTGCATTGAGAATGTAGAGCCAGGTTATGGTGGAGAAATTCAATTGACTGATGCATTGTCTAAATTAGATGAAATTTATGGTCAAGTATTTAAAGGCCAATCTTATGATATTGGTAATCGTATTGATTGGTTAAAAACTTCTTTAAAATTTGCTTTAGAAGATGAAAAAGCTAAAGAAGATATTTTAAATTTCATAAAGAATGAAATTATGTAATTGTTTATTGAATGAATTTTAGTAATATTGGATAATTTTTATTTCAATATTTTTTTAATATTGGATAAATTTTTTAATTAATTTATTTAAGATATCCTTAATTAAAGTGATTCAATGATTAATGAAAAAAGTCCTCAGGAAGAGATTGAAGAATTAAAGATACAACTTTCCAATTATCGCAAGGAAAACCGTATTCTTAAGGAAAGGTGTGAATCTTATGAAGATAGGATAGAGCATTTTGCCATTGAAAGAGAAAATCTTTCAAGGGATATAATGCATTTTGAATCATTGGAATTGGAAGTAAGACAATATGATATTGAAGAGTTGGCTCTAGAGACTAAAAAATTGAATCATAGGGTAGATGTACTTAGAAGATATCTTAAGTCTGAAAGGGAGGATAATGAAAAATTAAATGAATTGATTAATAAATTGACTAAAGAATTGAATGATGCCAATTATGAAATTGCTAATCTGGAAAGAGACTTGAGGAAATCACGGATTCGTCAGAATCAAAGGACATTCTTTTTGGAAAACCGTTTGGACATAGCGTATACAAAATTGGCTGAGATGAAATACACTTTAAATGAATTTGATGAATTAGGATTTTTTGAAAGGGTAAGAGGTAAAAAACCTAAAAGCTTAGAGAAAAATGACATTTAGTTTTTTGTTTATTTGAATTGGAATTTTATAATATTTATTGTTAAAGGTGTTTTTTATGGAAACTCAAAGAATTATGGTTACTGGTGGAAGCGGATTTATAGGAACTAATCTTGTAAATGAACTTAGAAATAGAGGACATGAAGTTTTATCTGTTGATTTATTGCATCATGAGGATGAGGCGGATTTATACTCTGATTCTTATTCTGACTATGTAAGAGGAGATATTCGTAACTATCGTCAAATGGAAAGAATCTTTGATGATAATGAAAAGTTTGATTATGTTTACAACTTAGCTGCAGAATATGGAAGATGGAATGGTGAAGGATATTATGAAAACCTTTGGGAAACCAATGTAATAGGTTTAAAGAACATGATCCGTCTTCAAGAGAAATTAGGATTTAGAATGATTTCATTTTCATCTGCAGAAGTTTATGGTGATTATGAAGGAATCATGACTGAAGATGTTATGGAAAACAGGCCGATTAAGGATACCTATCAAATGAATGATTATGCTATTTCCAAATGGGCTGGAGAATTGATGTGCATGAACTCTGCAACCATGTTTGGAACTGAAACTGTAAGAGTTCGTCCTGTAAATTGTTACGGTCCTCATGAAGCTTATTCTCCTTACAAAGGCTTCATTCCTATTTTCATTTATAAAGCACTTCATGGATTACCTTATTCTGTTCATAAAGGTCATAAAAGAATTATTGATTATGTTGAAGATACTGCAAATACCTTTGCAAATATAGTTGATAATTTCATTCCAGGGGAAGTCTACAATGTTGGAAGCAAACAGGAATGGGAAATGACTATTGAAGAGTATTCTGACTTAGTTTTAGAAGCTGTAGGAATTGATGATTCATTAGTGACTTACACTCCTGCTGAAGCTTTCACCACTAAAGTCAAAACTATTGACTTTTCTAAAGCTATCCGTGACTTAAAACATGATCCTAAAGTTGATCCTAAAGAAGGAATCAGAAGAACTGTTGAATGGATGAAATGGTATTATAGGATTGAAGATTAATTCTTAATCTCAATTTTATAATCAAATTTTTTTACTATTTTTTTAATTTTTTAATTAATACATTTTTAAGTGATAAAATGGAAAGGATAGTGGCTATCATACCGGCTTACAATGAGGAAGATGCTTTACCTGATGTCATAGGTGGAACTTTAAGGCATGTAGATGAGGTTATTGTTGTTAATGATGGAAGCAGTGATAAGACTGCTGAAGTAGCTATTGGAGCAGGGGCTCGTGTGATTAGCCATAGCATTAATTTAGGCAAGGGTGAAGCATTGAAATCAGGTTTTAAAGCTGTGGATGATGATTCTATCATTGTTACAATTGATGGTGACGGTCAGCATAATCCTGATGAGATTCCTGATTTGATAATGCCAATTATTGAAGATGGTGTGGATTTGGTTAATGGTAGCCGGTATATGAATGGCCCTGAGGAAAACACTCCTGCATATAGGAGAGTTGGACAAAAGGTTTTGGATATTGCAACCAACATCTCTGCAGGAATTAAGATCACAGATTCTCAAAGTGGTTTCAGAGCATTTTCTTCAAGCGCTAAAGATTGTTTCAGATTTAAAGATACTGGTTTTGGAATTGAAAGTGAAATGCTTGTTGATGCTGCAGAAGCCGGTTTAAAAATAGTTGAAGTTCCTATTACAGTTCGTTATGATGTTGATGGATCAACTAAAGACCCTATAACTCATGGAGTAGGTGTTTTATTCAATATAACTAAAGATAAAGTTCTCAGAACATTTAAAAGATAGTTGATTCATTCTTTTTTTTTAAATAATTTAATTATTTTGAAAGAAAAAATAGATTCCCAAAAAAATTTAAGATAATTAATTTTTTCGAATAATAAAAAATAGGGGTGTATAATAAATTTAAAATTAATTAATTTTTTCGAATAATAAAAAATAGGGGTGTATAATAAATTTAAAATTAATTAATTTTTTCGAATAATAAAAAATAGGGGTGTTATAATAAATTTAAAATTAATTAATTTTTTCGAATAATAAAAAATAGGGGTGTTATAATAAATTTAAAATTAATTAATTTTTTGATAATAAAAAAAGATTTAGCTTAAAAAATAAGCTAAATGAAATCTTTTTATGAATAAACTAAAAAAATTAGAAACGTTTAGGTTTCAGTTTTTTGGTTTTTTCTTTGCTTGCATTTTTTGCAGCTTCTTCATATTTGTCACAAACAGAATTTACTTCACCAATATCCACTACTTTTCCTTTATCAATCCAAATTGCCTTATCGCATATGTTTCTAATCTCTTTAATTGAATGTGAAACAAGTAAAACTGTTGTATTTGATTCCATCAATGATT contains:
- a CDS encoding right-handed parallel beta-helix repeat-containing protein: MLVFIVSIGSVCAADSSDFSDAISANIDTENSCAIDNVDVLDENNLGLCESQAIAEASDDEQASSDAIGSDDYSDKLSDGDSGTFTDLKNLISSTSENVIELDKDYIFSEGDSFLSIGKTLTINGNGHTINGNNQSYMQISAKNFILNDLNIVNCTHNYGGALVWSGSNGVMNNCTVSDSSATYAGAVRWSGSNGLIANCTFNGNVADKEGISSMGGAIQTLSGSNITIFNCTFNDNYANQFGGAILVAAKKTTIANCTFNNNKVGNGEGGAIAIIQADCIFENNTFNKNSATRGGAIAIYKDNVVIRDSTFKENHAEAAGAILIDASNALIDNDVFIDNAATRYNGGAISAISGIFQGQEWKYTANNVTVNNSKFDGNTAKNYGGALSLNAPNIRASTFTNNKANGSFGGALYTVNGKISDSTFSGNTANVEGNDVYALNTLALEGTEIPDENKEVKSLGNLLKFDRYYDSNEEIAYIETEDGYTGLCIEKGFLESLRGVENNDMSIIRNSISGEDVSDYLKILVFKYYPENEAYNLRSFVWKFTDEDFRSSSSTTVKSIVDLYDAGFRVKDNGTCRQLENGTFIYYEFSTMVTPSAVQNFILFKVTYKDYNESVSKECLNKTPYVGDIVEFRVNVTNTGETIINNAFISDKNYSDNLEYNGWKADVGNWKYDDDSNTWVLLDPLEQDQTASIILFFKVLNNGTLENNVSAGVDGIVLANNTTNLTAYAPNLTVEKISNNKTVKVGEKISFTILLTNTGDCNLTGVYVKDNSYSDGLKYDSFIDESGKWTFDGVDTWTYNGELAPGETASFDIVFEALTAGVKVNTAIAGSDITNETNSTNQTEVNETPEDETPEKDTPKKIANISKNVGVANATGNPLFALVAVLVILFGMPLRRRK
- a CDS encoding DUF123 domain-containing protein; its protein translation is MNSLVPRLNRHLSDEKKMHWHIDYLLKSPDCHIRDILFNISEERIECDLAESISKDGEEIPGFGCSDCSCSSHLIYFKRKRDALASTRNAYEKIDKDYHNLSYLKKKHKVK
- a CDS encoding DUF3795 domain-containing protein, encoding MNEYIAYCGLDCESCEARIATVNDDNELREKVSKLWSELNEVKISPEMINCVGCRIDGVKTPFCDSICPIRKCASARKYETCADCVELGECEKVGMIHKNNSDALKNLKNLK
- a CDS encoding DUF1848 domain-containing protein, translating into MILNTGLRTDIPGFFSEWFYNRIDDGFVYVRNPYAKNQIYSYRLDPELIDCIIFCTKNPKPMFENLEKIDKFNQYWHITITPYEKEIEPNIPPMNDVLESFKYLSKKLGKENVTLRYDPIFINEKYTLEKHIESFEYIINSLSDYTTEAIISFIDLYEKTKRNFPKAKEVTKDERLKIGKEFARIGNENNIRIKTCVEGTELDKFGIDSSGCMTKEVIERAINKNLNIPKQKARNGECYCLLNNDIGEYNTCGHGCLYCYANSNKRLVKRNLKLHDPKSPILIGEIKEDDIIKEMNQKSLIINDSTRQTKLF
- a CDS encoding DUF371 domain-containing protein; the encoded protein is MNFKIMAKGHENVLSLHKSTFEITKDKDLSLAGDCIIGLDIDKSMEDFPDEFKEKLANDDTKVIVELKTPNASDTIEGYGHHDLTLSHPTDIVCRKSTFVCSRTLMIKSNKAAIDLNRDLIKDLANGESMEVNIILY
- the galU gene encoding UTP--glucose-1-phosphate uridylyltransferase GalU, whose amino-acid sequence is MKAVIPAAGLGTRFLPATKAQPKEMLPVYDKPTIQYVIEESVNSGVDDILIVTGKGKRSIEDHFDRSFELEHHLKTKGKEDFLKEIEYISELADIHFIRQKKQKGLGDAIYCAKKHIGNDPFVVMLGDTITKDAVPCTKQLIDIYEKYGKSVIALEEVPDEKVERYGIIGGEEIEPNIYKIDKLVEKPPLRVAPSNLAIMGRYVLTPDIFDCIENVEPGYGGEIQLTDALSKLDEIYGQVFKGQSYDIGNRIDWLKTSLKFALEDEKAKEDILNFIKNEIM
- a CDS encoding NAD(P)-dependent oxidoreductase — encoded protein: METQRIMVTGGSGFIGTNLVNELRNRGHEVLSVDLLHHEDEADLYSDSYSDYVRGDIRNYRQMERIFDDNEKFDYVYNLAAEYGRWNGEGYYENLWETNVIGLKNMIRLQEKLGFRMISFSSAEVYGDYEGIMTEDVMENRPIKDTYQMNDYAISKWAGELMCMNSATMFGTETVRVRPVNCYGPHEAYSPYKGFIPIFIYKALHGLPYSVHKGHKRIIDYVEDTANTFANIVDNFIPGEVYNVGSKQEWEMTIEEYSDLVLEAVGIDDSLVTYTPAEAFTTKVKTIDFSKAIRDLKHDPKVDPKEGIRRTVEWMKWYYRIED
- a CDS encoding glycosyltransferase family 2 protein, giving the protein MERIVAIIPAYNEEDALPDVIGGTLRHVDEVIVVNDGSSDKTAEVAIGAGARVISHSINLGKGEALKSGFKAVDDDSIIVTIDGDGQHNPDEIPDLIMPIIEDGVDLVNGSRYMNGPEENTPAYRRVGQKVLDIATNISAGIKITDSQSGFRAFSSSAKDCFRFKDTGFGIESEMLVDAAEAGLKIVEVPITVRYDVDGSTKDPITHGVGVLFNITKDKVLRTFKR